TTCCGCGTAATCCCGGATGCGGCCTCGCGCGCCGCGGCGCTGGAGACGGGCGAGGTCCTTTACGCGCCCTTCACGGCCGTGCCGCTGGCGGACGTCAAGCGCCTCCAGGTTAGTGCTGAGCTGGCTGTTGAAACGCGGGGCTATGCCTTTCAGTCACACGTCTTCCTGCTCGATCTCAATCTCAGCAATCCCGTCCTGGCCGATGTTCGCGTCCGGCGCGCAATTGCCCATGCCATTAACCGGCAGGGGCTGATCGATACAGTCTGGTACGGATTCGGTAAGCCGGCTATCAGTCCCGTGCCGTCGCATCTCACGCGGTTCCACAATCCGGAAGTCCCAAGCTACGACTACGATCCGGCCGCGGCGGAAAAACTTCTCGATGAGGCGGGCTATCCGCGCAAGGACAACGGTGCGCGTTTCTCGATCACGCACGATTATCTGCCGTTCGGAGAGACTTACAAATACGCCGGCGATTATATTCGTGACAATCTGAAGCGTGTCGGCATCGATTTCGTGCTGCGCGGACAGGATTATCCCACCTGGACCAGGCGGGTCTATTCGGACTGGGACTTCGATACCGACAGCAATACCATCGCCGTCATGATGGACCCGGAGATGGGCCTGCCGCGCCTCATCATCTCCACCAACCATGTGCGCGGCGTGCCGGCCTCCAACAACTCGGGCTACAACAATCCCGAGGCGGATCGGGTCATCCGCGCCTTCCAGATCGAGCCGGATGCGGTCAAGCGCAAGGCGCTGTTCGACGAACTGCAGGTCCTCGTCATGAGGGATCTCCCCATTCTGCCGCTCAGCGAGATGCGGCACGTGACCCTCTACAACCGCAAGGTCCATGGTCTTGGCACTGGACCCGATGCCGCGCTCGCCGCGCTGTCGAACGTCTGGATCGAGCCTTAAGGATCGGGAGATCGCGCCATGGCCAGGGAAATCCGCTTCAATGCCTTCGTTGTCGGCCGCCCGGTTCACCAGTCGCCAGGGCTATGGCGACATCCACGGGACCGTTCCACCGCCTACAAGGATCTCGACTATTGGGTCGACCTCGCCCGCACGCTGGAGCGGGGGTTGTTCGACGCCATCTTTCTCGCCGACGGCATCGGGCCCAACGATGTTTACGGCGGCAATCTCGATGCGGCGCTCACGCATGGCTCGCAGGTGCCGACCAACGATCCCACGCTGTTGATCCCGGCGATGGCGCATGCAACCCGCAACCTAGGCTTCGCGGTCACGGGCAATCTCTCCTTCGAGCCGCCCTATCTCTTTGCGCGCCGTTTCTCGACCCTTGACCAGCTGACGCGCGGACGCGTCGGCTGGAACATCGTCACGGGCAAGTCGTCGGCGGGCGCGAAGGGCATGGGGCGGGACGCGATCGTCCCGCATGACCAGCGCTACGACATCGCCGATGAGTTCATGGAGGTTGTCTACAAGCTCTGGGAAGGGAGCTGGGAGGATGACGCCGTCTTGTGGGATCGGGAGGAGGGTGTCTTCGCGCGCCCGGAGAAGGTCCACCGTGTCAGCCATCAGGGCACGCATTACAAGCTGGACGCGATCCACCTGACGGAACCGTCGCCCCAGCGCACGCCCGTATTGTTCCAGGCCGGCGGCTCGACGCGCGGGCGCGCCTTCGCGGCACGCCACGCCGAGGGCGTGTTTCTCGCCGCGCCGACGAAGACGGTCGCCGCCAAGGTGATCAGCGACGTGCGGCGCCGCGCCGCCGAGAACGGGCGCCATCCAGACGATCTCCTGTTCTTTCCCCTCATGACCGTCATCGTCGGCGAGAACGAGCGCGCCGCTCAGGCGAAGCTCGAGGAATACCGCTCCTACATCAGCCACGAGGGCGCCCTCGTGCTGTTTTCCGGCTGGACCGGCATTGACCTCGCGGGCCGCGACCTCGATGAGGTGCTGCGCTACGAGGATCGTGACAATGGCGTGGTCTCGACGATCGAGGCTTTCACCGTCGCCGATCCGAACCGGCAATGGACCCTGCGCGACATCGCGCGCCACGCCGGTATCGGCGGCCAGGGGCCCGTCATCGTCGGCTCTCCCGAGCAGGTCGCGGATGAGATCGAGGCCTGGGTCGAGGAAACCGGCGCCGACGGGTTCAATCTCGCCTATGCCGTCGCGCCCGAAACCTATGTCGATTTCATTGATCTCGTCGTGCCGGAGCTGCAGAGACGCGGCGCTTACAAGCGCCAATACGCCGCCGGTACCTATCGCGAGAAGCTGTTCGGCCCGGGACACGCGCGCCTCGCCGCGCCGCACCCCGGCGCTGCCTTCCGTTACAACGCGGCCTGACGGGCTGCCCTTTTTCAGTGGAGATCGGCATGCCGAAGGAAATTGCGATCAACGCGTTCCACATGAATGCTCCCGGCCATAGCTGGGCCGGCCTATGGACCCATCCTGCCGATCGCGCGATCGATTACACCGACCTTGATTTCTGGATCGCCATCGCCCGCACCGCCGAACGCGGCTTGCTCGATGGCATTTTTCTGGCCGATGTCTCGGGTGTCTACGACGTCTACAAGGGCTCGCCTGATGCGGCTCTCGCGGCTGGCGCGCAGATCCCGAGCAATGATCCGTCCGTGCTGATTTCCGCGATGGCGGCCGCCACGCAGCACCTCGGCTTCGGTGTCACCGCCTCGGTGGGCTATGAGCAACCCTACTACCTCGCGCGCCGCTTCTCGACCCTCGATCATCTCACCAAGGGCCGCATCGCCTGGAACATCGTCACCGGCTATCTCGAAAGCGGCGTGAAGGCGCTTGGCGACAAGGCGGTGCGTGACCATGACCAGCGCTATGATAGGGCCGACGAGTTCCTGGACCTCGTCTACAAGCTCTGGGAAGGCTCGTGGGAGGATGACGCGGCGGTGCGAGACAAGGGGGGCCGTGTCTTTGCCCGGCCTGAGAAGGTGCATCGCATCAGCCACCATGGCACGTATTT
This portion of the Chelatococcus sp. YT9 genome encodes:
- a CDS encoding ABC transporter substrate-binding protein; this translates as MSSVSASAPRGSPRLTRRRLLQTAAGAGAALAATPLLAEAPARGGTLVTVIQPEPTSLNSVVNNNYANGSVSANVYDGLLRYDDSMAPQPGLAERWEVPADGRSITFHLRKGVKWHDGAEFTSADVEFSALELWKKLHARGRVTFASLEDVETPDAHTAVFHLNAPAPVILSALNAAESQVLPKHLYENTDILKNPYNNAPVGTGPFRFKEWKRGQYVLLEKNPDYWEVGKPYLDRIIFRVIPDAASRAAALETGEVLYAPFTAVPLADVKRLQVSAELAVETRGYAFQSHVFLLDLNLSNPVLADVRVRRAIAHAINRQGLIDTVWYGFGKPAISPVPSHLTRFHNPEVPSYDYDPAAAEKLLDEAGYPRKDNGARFSITHDYLPFGETYKYAGDYIRDNLKRVGIDFVLRGQDYPTWTRRVYSDWDFDTDSNTIAVMMDPEMGLPRLIISTNHVRGVPASNNSGYNNPEADRVIRAFQIEPDAVKRKALFDELQVLVMRDLPILPLSEMRHVTLYNRKVHGLGTGPDAALAALSNVWIEP
- a CDS encoding LLM class flavin-dependent oxidoreductase, encoding MAREIRFNAFVVGRPVHQSPGLWRHPRDRSTAYKDLDYWVDLARTLERGLFDAIFLADGIGPNDVYGGNLDAALTHGSQVPTNDPTLLIPAMAHATRNLGFAVTGNLSFEPPYLFARRFSTLDQLTRGRVGWNIVTGKSSAGAKGMGRDAIVPHDQRYDIADEFMEVVYKLWEGSWEDDAVLWDREEGVFARPEKVHRVSHQGTHYKLDAIHLTEPSPQRTPVLFQAGGSTRGRAFAARHAEGVFLAAPTKTVAAKVISDVRRRAAENGRHPDDLLFFPLMTVIVGENERAAQAKLEEYRSYISHEGALVLFSGWTGIDLAGRDLDEVLRYEDRDNGVVSTIEAFTVADPNRQWTLRDIARHAGIGGQGPVIVGSPEQVADEIEAWVEETGADGFNLAYAVAPETYVDFIDLVVPELQRRGAYKRQYAAGTYREKLFGPGHARLAAPHPGAAFRYNAA